The nucleotide window agtgatgaactttatcgctcgcctcgcgagccctttcctttcgcctcacgagcgtttctggcatcgctcgccacgacgaacaacccttcctcgcctcgcgagcttaggcagagagcatgtcatattttgtgtttcgacctttttagttggaccttggatgccttagagtgcctgaacatacctagtattgattaggaatgaatgtaggatcagattgaacccagaacaacactagtttgggagatgagtggtactcgccatggcgagtaagaactctcgcctcgcgagcacaaccagaatttagatgcttgagtgtttgtgcgatctgtgtcgcacgtgttgatcaagagtgagcccctaattggtaatgaaacctaatgatgacgtttaatgcaatctgtaaagcctttaagacatgttgtcgttaattaagcatgattaatgtattgtaccatcatgtaagatatgaaagttaattatgatgcaaatgatttgctgttgatataatgatatcatcttgttatgtgacttgtttatactgcttccgttatttaactaagtgcatatggtaaatgatgaagtttagctccaaattattggatgcatgttgatatgttgattacggtgttttgttgttaagagtccatgcatagcatatcattgagcttagtcctcaccacgtttattaggagctttgtcctccgcacgttttataggagctttgtcctccgcacgattaaagtatattaatacttatgatgacgattggtaccacatgcatataaggagtctaagagcattgtcacattgtcatgattaagatgtcttgttgataatgattgaatatgtgattacgtgataagtgtttatcaattatgttatgtttttcatgataattggatatatgattacgcagtaactgtttagcaattatgcaatgttgttaaagaaatgattatgatgttaatttatgattcgcaattacattgattaatgttattttgttatgaaatctcaccccttctgcttgaaaatgttgctcttcgtatgggtaacttgcaggtgatcgtgcttagtgtacagttgccgtcgtgagtggccttgccttctctgtgtcgtctaggtcgctctgatacgtaacgggatggggttatatgctataacatgcttcattcttttacgtgaactgttACAattatttctgttttgattaactcttttgagataccttgttggggcctgcgtgccaaactgatttatgatttatgaactaatattccgctgctatgttaagatattatgtgaaagttaaattattatttaactgttttttttggattacgtttctatgtgatatcccgtttatggtttttactctgataaatgtttaagaaatttatatattgggaaaacggggtgttacagcttagatatagggactgacggagggagtagtttatAGTATTTACACCTTCAAATTCAATTGTGATAATTACTCTCGTCTAATTGAATAATCTTGAGAGATTTAAATCggcaacaacaaaagaaatagGATTTTAAAAAGGTAGAGGGTGGGAAGAGAAATTTCTGACTTATttagataatatttttgatcataatattttaaaaactggaaataaaatgtattatatGAGGTAGAACACTGTTAACCCTTTATTGAAATTGAGATACGATTACAAAGAGTACTTAAACTCATTACATGGATGAAGAGAACaagaaacaacaaagaaaaatacaGAACATTTCAAGCAAGAACAGAAGAAAAGACATAGAAACGGGCAAAAGAAAACACACATTCACGCATTCAGATCATAGGTAGCGTGAATGCGTGGTCCTTCTTAAGTACCGATGATCTTCGAGCTCTAGCAGCATCATCAACGTTAACGAATACCGCTCCTAAGGCATCGCCATCCATTTCATAGACCAAACGCATTCCATTTTCGTCATTCCTCCTACTTAAATAAATACATACACCTCGTGTAGGAGATAATAACTTGTGACAGAAAAAGATAAGGTATCCCGTCTTCTTGAATCCAACTATTTGAAACCAACCATCATAAACATTCTTGTTTGTACCATCAATAGTCACCCATGGTGCAGGGtactcattttcttcttcaaccaCCAACCACTTGGAGGATTCTGCACAATCTGGTTTGTTTTCAAATGTAATGTCAATAGGCAACATTAAAGTGATGGGATCATCACTACTTGTTTGATTTTGTGGGGTAAATTTTACTGGCAGACCAGGACCAAGGTTAGAATAATCTTGAAGTACAGTAAATGGACATGTTGAATTTTCTGTTTCACCAAGCCTCAATTCACCACCATTTATTAAGTAATCAGGCCAAATATAGTAGCTGCCACTAGGAACAACGGGGTTCCCAAATATATCTTTGACGATAAATTTATTTGCATGTGTAAAGGGTAATGGAAAGTAGATGGTGAAGGAAAAGAGGAGGAAACAAAGGGTGGTAACTAATGTAGGCTTCATggcaattttatttgtttgtgtttgtgtgtatTTGTGGTGCAATTGTTGTACCATTGAAACCTTTATTTATAGACTTGTTCTAACAAATCATTCATGTTTATCgatatataaaaatgaatatatacatcacatgcatgaaaaaaataaaaaaattaaggaaccCAACAACGTTCGTGTGGCCGGCCATATATTCATAGATTCTCtttaaactattattttttattttctttaaaaaatagaccatattcattaatttaaattgatataGTAAATCGATACAATATAGATTCAAagtcgctaaaaacaaaaagatgaatCTGCGAATAAACATACCACATCTATATTAATAGTATAAAACAACAGAATATTTATGGCTACTAATTATtgtgactatattcaagtctttGCAAAACTTATGAATCTGCAACGTCGACGACATAAAAGTCATTGATTAAATTTGCACTTACTCAAAATTAATCTTTCAacttaaatcaaataaacatagCATTAAGGCAAAAAATCAAAGACACTACACAAAGATggaaaaccaaacaaacaaagttgtgaaaaaataaccaaaacaaaaagagaaatgaaagaAGACCGAAAATGCGTGGAAAGGaattatttaactaaacttCAAATATAACCGTCGGACTACGTACATCTAGCCATTTGAACATTTTTGCTAGTGCAAATGCTAACTAGATTTCAAGTAGGACGAGACAGAAGAGATTAACTACTAGAGGATGATATATTTAATCCCTTCGGCACCAGCTCTCCCTCCTTTAGGCTTTAACCACATATTGGGCATGTTCTAGATTAAACATCACTTCTTAGACTTCACTGGACTTTGAACTACTTTCTTAGATTTTGTTTGCGAATTTAGAGGGGTggagtttgaaaaaaaaaggaagaattaAGTTGAAGTAATAAATGACATTGATAGGGAAAGGCTATGGGGTTTCAGAtatcttcataatataaaaccctcctcatttggagggcttatatgaattcttcaaatttaatataggGAGTTATAacattcttaaaattaaaaatatattaatcattatcattaatttatcattctctaaaaaattactcGTTTTTTGTATCTAGGTTTGCCCATTGATGGTGATCCGATGCGTTTATGaatgtgagaaaaacacaagaagggggtcGAATTGTATTaactttttcttcgttttcacCTAAGCtaaaaacactgatcagaaacagatagagttctacttatgaagtgatgttcaggacTAATTGCAGCGTATaaaaaagagagatagagaaagacacaaagcaattatacagtttccttccacaaaccggaagtcagtcatgtcccccttgcacttcaaaggagagttcactaaaatgtaatatctgattacaactgctcactgctaaacttagcaagagacttcaaattactcaagcacaactgcaagagatttcctatgctcctAAACACAATCAATAGACttctatgctcaagcacaactgcaagagacttctactcaaacagaattacacagaaaattgtttgaggttgaacacttcagcagagttttggcactttcaaattgttgtagagtcttgccattctctaagtcttcactccttaatatagaggtgtgaaagagacgttatGAATttccagcacatcaaaatagagtcgtttgaagctttgatcaatcaccaacgATCTTTTgtctgatatggttattgtcctatgaaggatcaatttcaaatccattccaagtatgaaggaacattgttgcaggcatagctgttatCCTTGTCCTGTAGtagagacacaaactgagtaatggagatagtggttgtacacttcgtacaattgtactttgt belongs to Medicago truncatula cultivar Jemalong A17 chromosome 6, MtrunA17r5.0-ANR, whole genome shotgun sequence and includes:
- the LOC25496335 gene encoding kunitz-type trypsin inhibitor-like 2 protein, translating into MKPTLVTTLCFLLFSFTIYFPLPFTHANKFIVKDIFGNPVVPSGSYYIWPDYLINGGELRLGETENSTCPFTVLQDYSNLGPGLPVKFTPQNQTSSDDPITLMLPIDITFENKPDCAESSKWLVVEEENEYPAPWVTIDGTNKNVYDGWFQIVGFKKTGYLIFFCHKLLSPTRGVCIYLSRRNDENGMRLVYEMDGDALGAVFVNVDDAARARRSSVLKKDHAFTLPMI